The genomic DNA CCGATCAGCGAGACCGCCGTGCGGTTGCTCTTGACCCGCTCGACCCAGTGATCGCCCTTCTGCATGGCCGCCGCGATCCGCATGCGGAAGCGGTCGTTGATCGGCGTGGAAAAATCCAGCTCGGCGCGGCGATTGTTCCAGCTGCCGTATTTCAGGTTCGCCGACAGGTGGCGGTCCAGGTAGGGGTGCTTGCGCACGAAGTTCAGGCTGGCCGAGGCGTCGCCTTCGCCGCCGGTCAGGCTGGTGGAGCCGCGCAGGATATCGATGCGCTCGTACAGGAAGGAGTCCTGCAGGCCCATGTTGCCATCCGCCCGGCCCGACAGGATGTAGCTGCTGGCCATGACGCCGTCCATCTGCACCGACGTCACCGGAAACGTGCGCGAAAAGATCGGCTGGTTCCCGGCTCCCGCCACCCCGGCGGTGATCAGCGTGATGCCCGGCGTCTGGTCCAGCACTTCGCCCACCGTCAACAATCCCTGATCCTGGATCTGCTGCGCCGTGAACGTCGTGATGCTCTGCGGCGTCTCCTTCGGCGCCAGGTCGAGCTTGGTGGCGCTGGAGGTGCTGCTGACGGTATAGCCGCGGTTGGGCGCGTCGCCTTCACGGTAGCCGCTGACGGTGACGGCGTTCAGCTGGGTCACGCCCGCCGCGTCCGTGCCGGCCGCCGCTTGCGGCAGGCCGCGCAACATGTAGCGGCCCGGTGCGCTCGCCACTGCTTCGAAGCCGCTGCCTTGCAGGATGCGGCGAAAACCCGTCTCCACGTCAAAGCTGCCCCGCAGCCCGGCGGATTCCTTGCCCGCCAGCAGGGCGGCGTCGAACGACAGGCTGACGTCGGCCGCCTGCGCATACTGGTTCAGCACGGTGCTCAGCGGCCCGGCCGGGATATCCACCCGCAAGGTGCTGGCGCTCAGGGCGGGAGGTGTTTGCGCATGGCTGGCGCGCAGCGGCGTGAAGGCGGCCAACAGGGCCAGCAGCGTGACATTCAGCGTGAACTGGCGCGCGCGGGGCGAGGCGTGACGCGGAAGGCGGCGAGGCTGGGCGGAGGGTGATGCGAGGCGGGTAGCGGACATGGCGATGCTGCGATGGAAGGGTTGAACATGCGGCGCGTCCAGACGCGGCACCGGTTCGGTTCGCGTTCATGGCGGGCGCCATCGCTACGAAGACACGCGAGACCATGCAAAAGTGCAAACGCGATTGAAAAAAATACTTATGTGATTGAATTCGCGGCTGGAGACCGACGACGCGGGCACGGTCTGGCCGCCCGGCGCCGCCGAGGGCGCCGCTACGCCGCGGGGCGCGGCATGACCGTCACCCAGTAGCGCGTATGCCGTCGCGTCTGCACGGGGAAGCTGTCTGATATTGCCGCCAGCGCTTCGTCGGTGTCCCGCAACGAGAAGACGCCGGAGACCTTCAGGCCGGCGACGGCGGGATCGCATCGCAGGATGCCGGGCCGATAGCGCGCCAATTCGGCGATGACCTCGCCCAGCGGCCGGTCGACCACCGCGAGCCGGCCATGCAGCCACGCCGCGGCGTCGGCGGCCGCGACGCCCACCGGGCCGGCGCCGTCGCCGTCGAATGACACCGCCTGGTTGGCGTGCAGCAGCACGGCGGGCCGATACGCCGCCGGTGACGCAGCCGCGCGGCCCGGCAGGACCGTGGCGGTTTGATCCAGCACCTCGACCCGCGTGGCGAGGTCATGCAGGCGCACGGTGAAGCGGGCCTCCTCGGGCAGGATGTCGCCGTGCGGCGTGCTGACGATGAACGGACGCCGCGTCACCCGCGCGGCCTGGTCCGGATGCGCCTGCACCAGGATTTCGCCGGCGCGCAGCACGACCCTTCGCCACTCGTCGTTGAACTCCAGCGTCACGCGGGTGGCCGTATTGAGATAGAGCTGGGAGCCATCTTCCAGTTGCAGCCGGCGCCGTTGGCCGGTGGCGGTATGCCATGCGTCCGCGTCCCGGGCACGGACCACGCCGTAGGCGCTGCCCGCCAACAGGCCCATGCCGGTCAGCGACAGCAGGCTGCGGCGCATCAGTTGGCGGCGCGCGGGCCGGGCCAGCACGGAGGCGGCGACGTTGCCGGGCACGCGGCTGAAGGCATGACGCACCGATTGCAGCCGATTCCAGGCCTGGCGATGCGTGGCGCTGGCATCGAGCCAGGCCTGCCAGGCCAGGCGGTCGCGCGCTGTGGCGTCCTCGGCCATCAGGCAGGCGAACCAGCGCGCCGCCTCGTGTACGGCCCGCTCCTCGGCGGACGTCGGGGGGAGGACTTCGGTCATGCCGTCAATCGCGCATCAGAAGGCGGCCAGGCAGCAGTGCGCCATGGCCTGGGCGATGTAGTTCTTGACCGTGCGCAGCGAGACGTCCAGGCGCGCGGCGATCTCGGCGTAGGGAAGCCCCTGGAATTGCGACAGCACGAGGGCCTGTCTTACCTTCGGATTGAGGCCGTCGAGCATGCGGTCGAACTCGAACAGCGCTTCGCGCACCAGCGCCTGCGTTTCGGCGGAGGGAACCTGCTGCGGGGGCAGGGTGGCCAGTACTTCGAGATAGGCGATTTCGAGCGCCTGCCGGCGGTAGAAATTGGCGACCAGCCGTCCGGCCACGGCGGTCAGGTAGGCGCGGGGCTCGCGCAGGGAAGTGGGGCCGGGGTGTAAAGGCGGGGCGGCGCACAGGACGCGGACGAAGGTGTCCTGGAGCAGGTCGTCGGCGTCCTCGGCGCGGCGGACCTTGCCGCGAATCCAGTTGCGCAGCCAGCCACGATGCTCGCGGTATAGGCCACCGACCTGGCAGGCGGTGGTGGCGAGGCACTTTTTCATGGGGAAACGGCGCGATGGGAGTGCGAATGGAAAGCGTTTTGTTTTTATAGTCGATGGGCAAGGAGAATCCGGCCGAATTGGCGGGGAAGGGCAGGAAATCGGGCTTGTCTGAGGAGGGGGAAGGGGGCGGGATGAATCCGTCCATGGGGCGCTGGCCACGCTGTCCGGCCGAGCGCCAAGGGGAAGGTTCGCGCATAAGCCTTGTATGTTTTTCAAGGCGATGGGGTGGGCATGTCTTACTGCAATGTATGGATTTTTTGAAGATTATGCAGGCCACAAAAGCCGTACAATTCAGATGTGTGTATGGAGCTTGGCGGTAGGATTTTGATTGTCCATAGGACTTGTGGCGCTCGCTTGTCCCACTCCCGCTTGCAGCTGCTGACGTAGCGTTTTGAGGAAATGATGAATTTTTGGGTCCCTGTAATCTTCGGTACGTTCAAGATCCTCGTGTTGGGCACGGGCATGTTTCTGGCCATCAAGTCCCATTACGACGGGGCAAAAAAGGACAAGGAAAAGCTGGCGAAGGAGAAAGAGAAGGAGATGAAGGCAACGTAGGGATGCCTCGTTGC from Achromobacter xylosoxidans includes the following:
- a CDS encoding FecR domain-containing protein, which translates into the protein MTEVLPPTSAEERAVHEAARWFACLMAEDATARDRLAWQAWLDASATHRQAWNRLQSVRHAFSRVPGNVAASVLARPARRQLMRRSLLSLTGMGLLAGSAYGVVRARDADAWHTATGQRRRLQLEDGSQLYLNTATRVTLEFNDEWRRVVLRAGEILVQAHPDQAARVTRRPFIVSTPHGDILPEEARFTVRLHDLATRVEVLDQTATVLPGRAAASPAAYRPAVLLHANQAVSFDGDGAGPVGVAAADAAAWLHGRLAVVDRPLGEVIAELARYRPGILRCDPAVAGLKVSGVFSLRDTDEALAAISDSFPVQTRRHTRYWVTVMPRPAA
- a CDS encoding sigma-70 family RNA polymerase sigma factor, with amino-acid sequence MKKCLATTACQVGGLYREHRGWLRNWIRGKVRRAEDADDLLQDTFVRVLCAAPPLHPGPTSLREPRAYLTAVAGRLVANFYRRQALEIAYLEVLATLPPQQVPSAETQALVREALFEFDRMLDGLNPKVRQALVLSQFQGLPYAEIAARLDVSLRTVKNYIAQAMAHCCLAAF